The genomic segment GTATTCAACATCCTTTTTCAACTTTTGATAGTTGATTAAATCGTCGTATAACAAGTTTTCATTTTCTTTGAATGAAGTGATTTTAAAATCGAACTGCGAACGCACGAAGAACCCTCCAAAACCCGCATCATAAATCATCGTTGGCTCCGGTTTTAACGAACCTTCAACTACAATTTGGTTTTGTTGAACCCATTCCCTATAATCCTTTAATTTTCTACGGAGAGCATCTTCATTCACCCCTTTATTGATGTATTCGAAGGCTTCCGATTCCCAATTCTCATCAATCGTCCGATAATCGACGTTTAATACGAGATCATAGTATTTTTCTATTCTCTCCATCCAAATATCGACGTTTTCATCAGTAAACTGCGGTTCGGTGGAATACAGTTTCGACGATACTCTTCTCTTAGTAACATCCGGGTTAGAGTACGGATATTTCATCTCGTACATTTCGTTAGGAATGGTAGCCAAAATGTAAGGATAATCCTTGTAGTTACTCGGCAAATCCGTTGTTCTGATAACCCTCCCCAAGCGGTCTTTCTGTACGTTTCCTTGATCTTGTTGTTCGGTTTGATCTGCTTGACCCGTTTGGTCGGTTTCTGGCAACTTATCCAGTGTATTCAAAACCATCACAACTGCCTCAGCGCGAGTTGCGGTCTTTTTCGGACCAAATGAACCATCCAAATAACCATTGACGATTCCCAAGTCGTTTGCAATTTTGATGTATCCTCTAAATTTCTCATCGACTTGAGTTAAATCCGTCAGCTTGCTGAATATTTTCTTCCAATAACCCTGATCTTCCGCTTCCTTCGCCTTGTCCAATGCCCTTACCGCCATCACCGCAATTTCTTGACGGGTAATATTTTTGGAAGGCTCAAACTTCAGGTTGTCATACTCATCGGTTAAGATGATGTTGTTTTCGATTGCCGTTTCAATATACGGTTCTGCCCAATTGTTATCATCAACAAAAACCGATGATTTCTTGGATATGGGCAATTTCATGGCTCCCACCAAAGCGGTTGTAAATTCTGCCCGAGTAATCGGGTTTTCCGGTCTGAACGTACCGTCGCCATACCCGTTGATAAATCCTAATTCTACAGATTTTTTAATGCTTGCCTCTGCCCAATGCGAGGAAATATCGGTGAAAGTAATATGGGCAGTATTTGCTAAAACAGAACCGTTAAACGACACAAGAAGTAACACCGCCAACAATAGCGTGCTGATTATTTTTTTCATTTATATACCCATTCCTTTCGTTTCGCTCAATGGCACAAAACGGGATGAAATCCGTTCACTTTGAGCGATTTTTTTGTATTCTTGAGTTACAGGGATA from the Ferviditalea candida genome contains:
- a CDS encoding S-layer homology domain-containing protein — translated: MKKIISTLLLAVLLLVSFNGSVLANTAHITFTDISSHWAEASIKKSVELGFINGYGDGTFRPENPITRAEFTTALVGAMKLPISKKSSVFVDDNNWAEPYIETAIENNIILTDEYDNLKFEPSKNITRQEIAVMAVRALDKAKEAEDQGYWKKIFSKLTDLTQVDEKFRGYIKIANDLGIVNGYLDGSFGPKKTATRAEAVVMVLNTLDKLPETDQTGQADQTEQQDQGNVQKDRLGRVIRTTDLPSNYKDYPYILATIPNEMYEMKYPYSNPDVTKRRVSSKLYSTEPQFTDENVDIWMERIEKYYDLVLNVDYRTIDENWESEAFEYINKGVNEDALRRKLKDYREWVQQNQIVVEGSLKPEPTMIYDAGFGGFFVRSQFDFKITSFKENENLLYDDLINYQKLKKDVEYKGYTDIELSTNHSGGNWGSTLRISNTASLFKNNIMN